One genomic segment of Protaetiibacter intestinalis includes these proteins:
- a CDS encoding 1-phosphofructokinase family hexose kinase → MITCLGLSPALDVTYGVPVLEVGGIHRPTWKLALPGGKSLNVARALHTLGAEVRAIAPLGGTVGEGMRVALEAEGVPVEVVPAREETRTCVSVVDATDGRITEFYECVAQPDDGAWAALTATLEGVREGWLAVSGSVPDTRAGALAAALADAADRGVRLAVDLRGEALAAVLERTRPALVKVNRAEAAEAVGPGELEDLAASLRARGAETAIVTDGAAGSLGADAAGAWRVVAPSAGPYTVGAGDSFLAGLLTALEGGAALPEALRTASAVAAANTLRPGAAVFEPADIPALASRIEVTPSHA, encoded by the coding sequence GTGATCACCTGCCTCGGACTCTCTCCTGCGCTCGACGTGACCTACGGCGTGCCCGTGCTCGAGGTGGGCGGCATCCACCGGCCCACATGGAAGCTCGCGCTGCCCGGCGGCAAGTCGCTCAACGTGGCCCGCGCGCTGCACACGCTGGGAGCGGAGGTGCGGGCCATCGCGCCCCTCGGCGGCACGGTCGGCGAGGGGATGCGGGTGGCGCTCGAGGCCGAGGGCGTGCCCGTCGAGGTGGTGCCGGCGCGCGAGGAGACGCGCACGTGCGTGAGCGTCGTCGACGCGACGGACGGACGCATCACCGAGTTCTACGAGTGCGTGGCCCAGCCGGACGACGGCGCCTGGGCGGCGCTGACCGCCACGCTCGAGGGTGTGCGCGAGGGGTGGCTCGCCGTGTCGGGTTCCGTGCCGGACACCCGCGCGGGCGCGCTCGCGGCGGCGCTCGCCGACGCGGCGGATCGCGGGGTGCGGCTCGCCGTCGACCTGCGCGGGGAGGCGCTCGCGGCGGTGCTCGAGCGCACCCGGCCCGCGCTCGTGAAGGTGAACCGGGCGGAGGCCGCCGAGGCCGTGGGGCCGGGCGAGCTCGAGGACCTCGCCGCGTCGCTGCGGGCGCGGGGCGCCGAGACCGCGATCGTGACCGACGGCGCGGCCGGCTCTCTCGGGGCGGATGCCGCGGGCGCCTGGCGCGTGGTCGCCCCCTCGGCCGGCCCGTACACGGTCGGCGCGGGCGACTCGTTCCTCGCCGGCCTGCTCACCGCGCTCGAGGGCGGTGCTGCACTCCCGGAGGCGTTGCGCACCGCATCCGCGGTCGCCGCCGCCAACACCCTCCGGCCCGGAGCCGCCGTCTTCGAGCCCGCCGACATCCCGGCGCTCGCCTCCCGCATCGAGGTGACCCCATCCCATGCCTGA
- a CDS encoding carbohydrate kinase family protein: protein MTARVLVAGDANLDLVLRGDVVPRFGQAEQLLAGADLVLGSSAGICAAGLARLGVDTALVARVGRDVFGARTRELLADAGVSTESVTVVDEPTGVSVILSAPDDRAILTLTGALAGVTGDEVRAAAASATHVHVASFFLVPTLAAELPAVLAELRARGVTTSLDTNWDPAETWAGVAECLPHLDLLLPNAQEALALARALGDEPADAVAAATLLAARGPVVVVKDGAAGGFAVTPAGDVVRAPGLVLDVVDTTGAGDSFDAGFLAAWLDGRPLAEAVRWAAVAGSLSTRGAGGAGGQATRAEVEAELEA from the coding sequence ATGACGGCACGCGTGCTCGTGGCGGGCGACGCCAACCTCGACCTCGTGCTGCGGGGCGATGTCGTGCCCCGCTTCGGTCAGGCGGAGCAACTGCTCGCGGGCGCGGATCTCGTGCTCGGCTCGAGCGCGGGCATCTGCGCGGCGGGTCTCGCCCGGCTCGGCGTCGACACGGCGCTCGTGGCGCGCGTCGGGCGGGACGTGTTCGGTGCGCGCACGCGCGAGCTGCTGGCGGATGCCGGGGTCTCCACGGAGTCCGTGACGGTCGTCGACGAGCCGACGGGGGTGTCGGTCATCCTGTCGGCGCCCGACGACCGCGCGATCCTCACGCTCACGGGTGCGCTCGCGGGGGTGACGGGCGACGAGGTGCGTGCCGCCGCCGCATCCGCAACCCACGTGCACGTCGCCTCCTTCTTCCTGGTGCCGACCCTCGCGGCGGAGCTGCCCGCGGTGCTCGCGGAGCTGCGGGCGCGGGGCGTGACGACGAGCCTCGACACCAACTGGGATCCCGCGGAGACCTGGGCGGGCGTCGCCGAATGCCTGCCGCACCTCGACCTGCTGCTGCCGAATGCGCAGGAGGCGCTCGCCCTCGCCCGGGCGCTCGGCGACGAGCCTGCGGATGCCGTGGCCGCCGCGACGCTGCTCGCGGCCCGGGGACCGGTGGTGGTCGTCAAGGACGGCGCCGCGGGCGGTTTCGCCGTCACGCCCGCCGGTGACGTCGTACGGGCGCCCGGACTCGTGCTCGACGTCGTCGACACGACGGGCGCCGGCGACAGCTTCGACGCGGGCTTCCTCGCCGCGTGGCTCGACGGCCGCCCGCTCGCGGAGGCCGTTCGCTGGGCCGCGGTCGCGGGCTCGCTCTCGACGCGGGGCGCGGGCGGCGCCGGCGGCCAGGCCACGCGCGCCGAGGTCGAGGCGGAGCTCGAGGCGTGA
- a CDS encoding carbohydrate ABC transporter permease has translation MALTSLTRGPRLDSTRRRTTRRFSLWHLVLAPIALLFFIPFGQMLLASVSPRSDLVKFPPPFFPSRITLDGFVGLLVDTDILRWLANSTIVAVISIVSHIVLCSLAGYGFARLQFRGRNVGFFVILATIMIPTQLLMIPTYIMFSKLGIVNTLAAAFVPWLASAFGIFLMRQFFLSIPAEIEEAAAIDGANRLQIFLRVVLPLARPAMATLAIFTLLSSWNDLVWPLIAINDDGAFTVQLGIANFQGTRRTQWDLLMAGNVIATAPLVLFFLFAQKQFVQTMTMSGLKG, from the coding sequence ATGGCGCTCACCTCGCTGACCCGAGGCCCGCGCCTCGACTCGACTCGCCGTCGCACGACGCGCCGGTTCAGCCTCTGGCACCTCGTGCTCGCGCCGATCGCGCTGCTGTTCTTCATCCCGTTCGGGCAGATGCTGCTCGCCTCGGTCTCCCCCCGATCCGACCTCGTGAAGTTCCCGCCGCCGTTCTTCCCCTCGCGGATCACGCTCGACGGGTTCGTCGGGCTGCTCGTCGACACCGACATCCTGCGCTGGCTCGCGAATTCGACGATCGTGGCGGTCATCTCGATCGTGTCGCACATCGTGCTGTGCTCGCTCGCCGGCTACGGCTTCGCGCGGCTGCAGTTCCGGGGGCGCAACGTCGGGTTCTTCGTGATCCTCGCGACGATCATGATTCCGACGCAGCTGCTCATGATCCCGACCTACATCATGTTTTCGAAGCTCGGCATCGTGAACACGCTCGCGGCGGCGTTCGTGCCGTGGCTGGCGTCCGCTTTCGGCATCTTCCTCATGCGGCAGTTCTTCCTCTCGATCCCCGCCGAGATCGAGGAGGCGGCGGCGATCGACGGGGCGAACCGCCTGCAGATCTTCCTGCGCGTCGTGCTGCCGCTCGCCCGCCCCGCGATGGCGACGCTCGCGATCTTCACGCTGCTGAGCTCGTGGAACGACCTGGTCTGGCCGCTCATCGCGATCAACGACGACGGCGCATTCACCGTGCAGCTCGGCATCGCGAACTTCCAGGGCACCCGGCGCACCCAGTGGGATCTGCTCATGGCCGGTAACGTCATCGCGACGGCACCGCTCGTGCTGTTCTTCCTGTTCGCGCAGAAGCAGTTCGTGCAGACGATGACCATGTCGGGGCTCAAGGGATGA
- a CDS encoding carbohydrate ABC transporter permease — protein sequence MTTVTEKPVTAPGTPNPAPAGRTRGGARRRRGLGTLTGWAFVAPAMVIILGLSVFPAAWAFILSLQKWNGFAPPKFVGGDNYAKIMTDAEFWAAVSQTGLYVLLFVPASVLLGLFLAVALNRDIRFIGLYRTAIFVPFVASAASTGILSTYLFSPQYGLVNNVLRALGLPAQGWLEDPNQAMLVIAIMSLWGQAAFTTVIYLAALQDIPNELLEAARIDGANRWQTFWQVVWPELRPVTVFVGIWQTIGALQLFDLVYTTTRGGPLDSTKTIVYYLWEKAFKALDFGAGSAAAYVLFAVTLLITIGAVLFARRRNMEAF from the coding sequence ATGACGACCGTGACCGAGAAACCCGTGACCGCGCCCGGGACCCCGAACCCCGCGCCGGCGGGCCGCACCCGGGGCGGCGCGCGCCGCCGGCGCGGGCTCGGCACCCTCACCGGCTGGGCGTTCGTCGCCCCCGCGATGGTGATCATCCTCGGCCTCTCGGTGTTCCCGGCGGCGTGGGCGTTCATCCTCTCGCTGCAGAAGTGGAACGGCTTCGCGCCGCCCAAGTTCGTCGGCGGCGACAACTACGCGAAGATCATGACCGACGCGGAGTTCTGGGCCGCGGTCAGCCAGACGGGCCTCTACGTGCTGCTGTTCGTGCCGGCCTCGGTGCTGCTGGGACTGTTCCTCGCCGTCGCCCTCAACCGCGACATCCGGTTCATCGGGCTCTACCGCACCGCCATCTTCGTGCCGTTCGTGGCCTCCGCGGCCTCCACCGGCATCCTGTCGACCTACCTGTTCAGCCCGCAGTACGGGCTCGTCAACAACGTGCTGCGCGCGCTCGGCCTTCCCGCCCAGGGCTGGCTCGAGGATCCGAACCAGGCGATGCTCGTGATCGCCATCATGTCGCTGTGGGGGCAGGCGGCGTTCACGACCGTCATCTACCTCGCCGCCCTGCAGGACATCCCGAACGAACTGCTCGAGGCGGCCCGCATCGACGGCGCGAACCGGTGGCAGACCTTCTGGCAGGTCGTGTGGCCCGAGCTCCGGCCGGTGACGGTGTTCGTCGGCATCTGGCAGACCATCGGCGCCCTGCAGCTCTTCGACCTCGTCTACACGACCACCCGCGGCGGTCCCCTCGACTCGACGAAGACGATCGTCTACTACCTGTGGGAGAAGGCCTTCAAGGCCCTCGACTTCGGTGCCGGATCGGCCGCGGCGTACGTGCTGTTCGCCGTGACCCTGCTCATCACGATCGGCGCGGTCCTCTTCGCGCGCCGCCGCAACATGGAGGCGTTCTGA
- a CDS encoding SIS domain-containing protein codes for MNITSLEIESQPEVWRRSLDLLPDAVRMLTRSGERVLVIGCGTSAFVAESFALLREQAGFGETDAAYASEPRPWRPYDAVIGITRSGTTTEVIEALRAVPDGVRKVVVTGVADSPCAELADEVLLLDFADERSVVQTRFPTTFLFLARAAFGEDVSGLPAEAEAALAAGAPEVPEGFDHVVYLGRGWSYGLAQEAALKIREAAQAWAESYPLLDYRHGPLAVAHPGSLVWFLGAIDDGLARDVEATGARVVQSDADPLVQLAVAQQLAVRTATARGLDPDNPRHLTRSIVLS; via the coding sequence ATGAACATCACCTCCCTCGAGATCGAGAGCCAGCCCGAGGTGTGGCGTCGCTCGCTCGACCTCCTCCCCGACGCGGTGCGGATGCTGACCCGCTCCGGCGAGCGCGTGCTCGTGATCGGATGCGGCACCTCCGCCTTCGTCGCCGAGTCGTTCGCGCTGCTGCGGGAGCAGGCGGGCTTCGGCGAGACGGATGCCGCCTACGCCTCGGAGCCGCGCCCGTGGCGCCCCTACGACGCGGTCATCGGGATCACCCGTTCCGGCACGACCACCGAGGTGATCGAGGCGCTGCGCGCCGTGCCGGATGGCGTGCGCAAGGTCGTCGTGACGGGCGTCGCCGACTCGCCGTGCGCCGAGCTCGCCGACGAGGTGCTGCTGCTCGACTTCGCCGACGAGCGCTCGGTCGTTCAGACCCGCTTCCCCACCACCTTCCTGTTCCTCGCACGTGCGGCGTTCGGCGAGGACGTGTCGGGACTGCCCGCCGAGGCGGAGGCCGCGCTCGCCGCCGGTGCACCCGAGGTCCCCGAGGGTTTCGACCACGTGGTCTACCTCGGACGCGGCTGGAGCTACGGCCTCGCCCAGGAGGCGGCCCTCAAGATCCGCGAGGCGGCGCAGGCGTGGGCGGAGTCGTATCCGCTGCTGGACTACCGGCACGGTCCGCTCGCGGTGGCGCACCCGGGCTCGCTCGTCTGGTTCCTGGGCGCGATCGACGACGGCCTCGCGCGCGACGTCGAGGCGACCGGCGCGCGCGTCGTGCAGTCGGATGCCGACCCGCTCGTGCAGCTCGCGGTCGCGCAGCAGCTCGCCGTGCGCACCGCGACCGCTCGCGGCCTCGACCCCGACAACCCGCGCCACCTGACCCGCTCCATCGTGCTGTCCTGA
- a CDS encoding extracellular solute-binding protein — MRHHSHSTVRIAAGIAAVGTALALTGCTGAGKATELDPDADVTITWWTGQSDEAEAILEDLAAEFESDHPNVTIDISSGASSTEELLQKLSAGFASDTYPNISYSFGSWASELETSGRTVDLRDQVDDPELAWDEFPAAARATVQPTGDKIIGFPALVDNLSLIYNKTVFDAAGVDYPTEDWTWDDFRDAAKKMTDPSTETYGYAYSVSGSEETTWQFWPHLWQNGGEILADDGTAAFASDAGVEALTFLQEMAVDDQSVYLDQTDTKFAQLFAADRIGMMTSGPWQLYDLNTAGTDYGVTILPGTDGDHQTVSGPDIWAMFDTGDVNEAYWSFELMKWLTAPAQDLRWNVEFGNLPLRESEVDSPEFQAQVAALPGLDIMAANSANAINSRPTVTGYVGLSEAVGSAISHVLQGQGDPKEALEEAAKAADEALSDN, encoded by the coding sequence ATGAGACACCACAGCCACAGCACCGTCCGTATCGCCGCCGGAATCGCCGCCGTCGGCACCGCCCTCGCCCTCACCGGCTGCACCGGTGCAGGCAAGGCCACCGAACTCGACCCGGATGCCGACGTCACCATCACCTGGTGGACCGGCCAGTCCGACGAGGCGGAGGCGATCCTCGAGGATCTCGCCGCCGAGTTCGAGTCCGACCACCCGAACGTCACGATCGACATCTCCTCGGGCGCCTCCTCCACCGAGGAGCTCCTGCAGAAGCTCTCCGCGGGCTTCGCGAGCGACACCTACCCGAACATCTCCTACTCCTTCGGCTCGTGGGCGAGCGAGCTCGAGACCTCGGGTCGCACCGTCGACCTGCGCGACCAGGTCGACGACCCCGAGCTCGCCTGGGACGAGTTCCCCGCCGCCGCGCGCGCCACCGTGCAGCCCACGGGCGACAAGATCATCGGCTTCCCGGCCCTCGTCGACAACCTCTCCCTCATCTACAACAAGACGGTCTTCGACGCCGCGGGCGTCGACTACCCGACCGAGGACTGGACCTGGGACGACTTCCGTGACGCCGCGAAGAAGATGACCGACCCCTCGACCGAGACCTACGGCTACGCCTACTCCGTCTCCGGCTCCGAGGAGACCACCTGGCAGTTCTGGCCGCACCTGTGGCAGAACGGCGGCGAGATCCTCGCCGACGACGGCACCGCCGCCTTCGCGAGCGACGCCGGCGTCGAGGCCCTCACCTTCCTGCAGGAGATGGCCGTCGACGACCAGAGCGTCTACCTCGACCAGACCGACACCAAGTTCGCGCAGCTGTTCGCGGCCGACCGCATCGGCATGATGACCTCCGGCCCGTGGCAGCTGTACGACCTCAACACGGCGGGCACGGACTACGGCGTGACCATCCTCCCCGGCACCGACGGCGACCACCAGACCGTCTCCGGCCCCGACATCTGGGCGATGTTCGACACCGGCGACGTCAACGAGGCCTACTGGTCGTTCGAGCTCATGAAGTGGCTCACCGCGCCTGCCCAGGACCTGCGCTGGAACGTCGAGTTCGGCAACCTGCCGCTGCGGGAGAGCGAGGTCGACAGCCCCGAGTTCCAGGCGCAGGTCGCGGCGCTCCCCGGCCTCGACATCATGGCGGCCAACAGCGCGAACGCCATCAACTCGCGCCCGACCGTCACCGGTTATGTCGGGCTCTCCGAGGCCGTCGGCTCCGCCATCTCGCACGTGCTCCAGGGTCAGGGTGACCCGAAGGAGGCGCTCGAGGAGGCGGCCAAGGCGGCCGACGAGGCCCTCTCGGACAACTAG
- a CDS encoding amidohydrolase family protein translates to MDIDDILLRDWTPRSMMRARETARDTPHTPCVDIHNHLGRWLTADGDWMIDDVDALLGVMDARHVETIVNLDGMWGDELEANLERYDRAHPGRFATFCQLDWSLLGEPDGGALLLRLLEDSARRGARGVKIWKNLGLEVRDASGALISPDDPRVVALVARAGELGIPVLIHTADPIAFFEPLDAHNERLDELRGARDWWFGDRARHPDFDTLLDAHARLVRACPDTDIIGAHLGCAAEDLDRVSALMDEAPRYHADIAGRMAELGRQPRRFAELVARHPDRILFGTDIYPAGDEQYRLHYRFLETADEGFEYAPGEPIPPQGRWAVSAASLDPALLPALYRDNARRLLG, encoded by the coding sequence GTGGACATCGACGACATCTTGCTGCGCGACTGGACCCCGCGCAGCATGATGCGCGCCCGCGAGACGGCACGCGACACGCCGCACACGCCGTGCGTCGACATCCACAACCACCTGGGGCGCTGGCTCACCGCCGACGGCGACTGGATGATCGACGACGTCGACGCCCTGCTCGGCGTCATGGATGCGCGCCACGTCGAGACGATCGTCAACCTCGACGGGATGTGGGGCGACGAGCTCGAGGCGAACCTCGAGCGCTACGACCGGGCGCATCCGGGGCGCTTCGCGACCTTCTGCCAGCTCGACTGGTCGCTGCTCGGCGAGCCGGACGGCGGTGCACTGCTGCTGCGCCTGCTCGAGGACAGCGCACGCCGCGGGGCGCGCGGGGTGAAGATCTGGAAGAACCTCGGCCTCGAGGTGCGCGACGCCTCGGGGGCGCTCATCTCCCCCGACGACCCGCGCGTCGTGGCGCTCGTCGCGCGGGCGGGCGAGCTCGGCATCCCCGTGCTCATCCACACCGCCGATCCGATCGCCTTCTTCGAGCCGCTCGACGCGCACAACGAGCGCCTCGACGAGCTGCGCGGGGCGCGCGACTGGTGGTTCGGCGACCGCGCGCGGCACCCCGACTTCGACACCCTGCTCGACGCCCACGCGCGTCTCGTGCGCGCCTGCCCGGACACCGACATCATCGGCGCCCACCTCGGCTGCGCCGCCGAGGACCTCGACCGCGTCTCGGCGCTCATGGACGAGGCGCCGCGCTACCACGCCGACATCGCAGGTCGCATGGCCGAGCTCGGCCGGCAGCCCCGTCGCTTCGCCGAGCTCGTGGCGCGGCACCCCGACCGCATCCTGTTCGGCACCGACATCTACCCGGCGGGCGACGAGCAGTACCGCCTGCACTACCGCTTCCTGGAGACCGCCGACGAGGGCTTCGAGTACGCCCCTGGCGAGCCGATCCCGCCACAGGGCCGCTGGGCCGTCTCGGCCGCGTCCCTCGACCCGGCGCTGCTGCCGGCCCTCTACCGCGACAACGCCCGCCGCCTCCTCGGCTGA
- a CDS encoding class II fructose-bisphosphate aldolase yields MTLAPTRELVAEAVARGGAVAGFNVITLEHAEAIAEGATRARSGAILQLSENAIRFHGGDPRPLLAGCRSVAESATVLLALHLDHIEDPALVDLAIANARAWGLGSIMVDASRLDDLANVRATADAARRARGAGLWVEAELGEIGGKDGAHAPGVRTDPDDAAAFVAATGVDGLAVAVGSSHAMRERTAGVDLALVARLAAAVPVPLVLHGSSGVDDATIRAAVAAGIRKVNVGTALNIAATAAVRAELAAHPDAVDPRPSLRASREAMADTVAHFTRLLAR; encoded by the coding sequence GTGACGCTCGCGCCCACGCGCGAACTGGTCGCGGAGGCGGTCGCCCGTGGGGGCGCGGTCGCAGGCTTCAACGTCATCACCCTCGAGCACGCCGAGGCCATCGCCGAGGGTGCGACCCGCGCCCGATCCGGCGCGATCCTGCAGTTGAGCGAGAACGCCATCCGCTTCCACGGCGGCGACCCCCGGCCCCTCCTCGCCGGGTGCCGCTCGGTCGCCGAGTCGGCGACGGTGCTGCTCGCACTGCATCTCGACCACATCGAGGATCCCGCGCTCGTCGACCTGGCCATCGCGAATGCGAGAGCCTGGGGCCTCGGCTCGATCATGGTCGACGCCTCGCGGCTCGACGACCTCGCCAACGTGCGGGCGACCGCGGATGCGGCGCGACGCGCCCGGGGCGCCGGACTCTGGGTCGAGGCGGAGCTCGGCGAGATCGGCGGGAAGGACGGCGCCCACGCGCCGGGGGTGCGCACGGACCCGGACGACGCCGCCGCGTTCGTCGCGGCGACCGGCGTCGACGGTCTCGCCGTCGCGGTCGGCAGCTCGCACGCCATGCGGGAGCGCACCGCCGGGGTCGACCTCGCGCTCGTCGCGCGGCTCGCCGCCGCCGTGCCGGTGCCGCTCGTGCTGCACGGCTCCTCGGGCGTCGACGACGCGACGATCCGCGCCGCGGTGGCGGCCGGCATCCGCAAGGTCAACGTGGGCACGGCGCTCAACATCGCGGCGACCGCGGCGGTCCGCGCCGAGCTCGCGGCGCATCCCGATGCGGTCGACCCCCGTCCCTCCCTCCGTGCCTCGCGCGAGGCGATGGCCGACACCGTTGCCCACTTCACGCGCCTGCTCGCGCGCTGA
- the melA gene encoding alpha-galactosidase: MPTIVFLGAGSVVFTRQLLTDLLRFPDLPVLDLALHDIDAERLEVARLTALDVAAQLGREVRVTASADRRSALVGADFVVNMIQVGGIAATRVDLELPARRGLRQTIGDTTGVGGVFRALRTFPVLSGIARDMRELCPDAWFLNYTNPMAMNIWWMSHVAPDIRAVGLCHSVYWTVNDLCELVGVPLEGTHYRAAGVNHQAWLTEWSRDGEDLYPLLRARIASDPELERRVRVEIFRRIGYYPTETSEHSSEYLDWFLRDDAQIERFRLEPLQYIGISEENVREFEDARATLAAGGHVPLHEEGDAAEYAPQIIHSMLTGTAREIHVNVPNAGLIDNLPQGAVVEVPATVDASGVHPIAWGSVPPAGAALNRAYLSVAELAIRAAAEGDPEFVRRAVLVDPNASSTLTPTEIWELCDELTAAHAALLPVALGGTLEEPR, from the coding sequence ATGCCGACGATCGTGTTCCTCGGTGCGGGGAGTGTCGTGTTCACGCGACAGCTGCTGACTGACCTGCTCCGCTTCCCCGACCTCCCGGTGCTCGACCTCGCCCTGCACGACATCGACGCCGAGCGCCTCGAGGTGGCCCGCCTCACCGCCCTCGACGTCGCCGCGCAGCTCGGCCGCGAGGTGCGGGTCACGGCATCCGCCGACCGCCGCTCGGCCCTCGTCGGCGCCGACTTCGTCGTGAACATGATCCAGGTGGGCGGCATCGCCGCCACCCGCGTCGACCTCGAACTGCCGGCGCGCCGCGGCCTGCGGCAGACCATCGGCGACACGACGGGCGTCGGGGGCGTGTTCCGCGCGCTGCGCACCTTCCCCGTGCTGAGCGGCATCGCGCGCGACATGCGGGAGCTCTGCCCCGACGCCTGGTTCCTCAACTACACGAACCCCATGGCGATGAACATCTGGTGGATGTCGCACGTCGCCCCCGACATCCGGGCCGTCGGCCTCTGCCACAGCGTCTACTGGACCGTCAACGACCTGTGCGAGCTGGTGGGCGTGCCGCTCGAGGGCACGCACTACCGTGCGGCCGGCGTGAACCACCAGGCATGGCTCACCGAGTGGAGCCGCGACGGCGAGGACCTCTATCCGCTGCTGCGCGCCCGGATCGCCTCCGACCCCGAGCTCGAGCGCCGGGTGCGCGTCGAGATCTTCCGACGCATCGGCTACTACCCGACCGAGACGAGCGAGCACTCCTCCGAGTACCTCGACTGGTTCCTGCGCGACGACGCCCAGATCGAGCGCTTCCGACTCGAGCCCCTGCAGTACATCGGCATCTCGGAGGAGAACGTGCGCGAGTTCGAGGACGCGCGTGCGACCCTCGCCGCGGGCGGCCACGTGCCGCTGCACGAGGAGGGGGATGCCGCCGAGTACGCCCCGCAGATCATCCACTCGATGCTCACGGGCACCGCGCGGGAGATCCACGTCAACGTGCCGAACGCCGGGCTCATCGACAACCTGCCGCAGGGTGCCGTCGTCGAGGTGCCCGCGACCGTCGACGCCTCGGGCGTGCACCCGATCGCCTGGGGCTCGGTGCCGCCGGCCGGGGCCGCGCTCAACCGCGCCTACCTGTCGGTGGCCGAGCTCGCCATCCGCGCCGCCGCCGAGGGCGACCCGGAGTTCGTGCGCCGTGCCGTGCTCGTCGACCCGAACGCGAGCTCGACGCTCACGCCCACCGAGATCTGGGAGCTGTGCGACGAGCTCACCGCCGCGCACGCCGCCCTGCTGCCCGTCGCGCTCGGCGGCACCCTCGAGGAACCGCGGTGA
- a CDS encoding DeoR/GlpR family DNA-binding transcription regulator, which produces MATAYSTSTVAELGGSPKRSRRMADILDAIAERGEISLTQLAALFDSSAATLRRDLTVLADQGLIVRTHGGAKAAGSLAELPVALRDTRFQDAKRRIARAAAIRIPRERHAVALSGGTTTAGVARELVNHADLTIVTNSLSIASLVASYPRLKVVMTGGILRAQSLELVGVLAEGTFSAINVGTAILGADGVSADAGITTHDETEARTNHAMVAKAQRTIVVADGSKIGRAALARMAELADVDVLVTDDSADPGQLQRLRDAGVEVVLA; this is translated from the coding sequence ATGGCCACCGCCTACAGCACCAGCACCGTCGCCGAACTCGGTGGCTCCCCCAAGCGCTCCCGTCGGATGGCCGACATCCTCGACGCGATCGCCGAACGGGGCGAGATCTCGCTCACCCAACTCGCCGCGCTGTTCGACAGCTCCGCCGCGACCCTGCGGCGCGATCTCACGGTGCTCGCCGACCAGGGGCTCATCGTGCGCACGCACGGCGGGGCGAAGGCCGCCGGCTCGCTGGCCGAGCTGCCGGTGGCGCTGCGCGACACCCGCTTCCAGGACGCCAAGCGCCGGATCGCGCGCGCGGCCGCCATCCGCATCCCGCGCGAGCGGCACGCCGTCGCGCTCTCGGGCGGCACGACGACCGCGGGCGTCGCGCGCGAGCTCGTCAACCACGCCGACCTCACGATCGTCACCAACTCGCTGTCGATCGCCTCACTCGTCGCCTCCTACCCACGGCTCAAGGTCGTGATGACGGGGGGCATCCTGCGGGCGCAGTCGCTCGAGCTCGTCGGCGTGCTCGCGGAGGGCACCTTCAGCGCGATCAACGTGGGCACCGCGATCCTCGGCGCCGACGGGGTGTCCGCGGATGCGGGGATCACGACGCACGACGAGACCGAGGCGCGCACCAACCACGCGATGGTCGCGAAGGCCCAGCGCACGATCGTCGTCGCCGACGGCTCGAAGATCGGTCGCGCCGCGCTCGCCCGCATGGCGGAGCTCGCCGACGTCGATGTGCTCGTGACCGACGACTCCGCCGACCCCGGGCAGCTGCAGCGGCTGCGCGACGCGGGCGTCGAGGTCGTCCTCGCCTGA
- a CDS encoding isocitrate lyase/PEP mutase family protein — MSTLDRARTLRDLHESPRILQLVNVWDAVSARVIAELPETRAIATAGHSIAASFGYPDGGMPLDVALGGIATIVDAVELPVSADLDDGYDDPGETVRRAIALGVVGANVEDRMRPLEEAVARVRAVTAAAEAEGVPFQLNARTDAFVRGEGDVEHKLGEAIARGRAFLAEGAALVFVPGPTRRDLVERLVEAFDGRLSIIGLPGALPAAEYERMGVARISYGPLAQRVALRALRDLGASLAAGGVIPEDTPALN, encoded by the coding sequence ATGAGCACCCTCGACCGCGCCCGGACCCTTCGCGACCTCCACGAGTCGCCCCGCATCCTGCAGCTCGTCAACGTCTGGGATGCCGTGAGCGCGCGCGTGATCGCCGAACTCCCCGAGACCCGGGCGATCGCGACCGCCGGGCACTCGATCGCGGCCTCCTTCGGCTATCCCGACGGCGGGATGCCGCTCGACGTGGCGCTCGGGGGGATCGCGACGATCGTCGACGCGGTCGAGCTGCCCGTGAGCGCCGATCTGGACGACGGCTACGACGACCCGGGCGAGACGGTGCGGCGCGCGATCGCGCTCGGCGTCGTGGGCGCGAACGTGGAGGATCGCATGCGTCCCCTCGAGGAGGCGGTCGCGCGGGTGCGCGCCGTCACGGCGGCCGCCGAGGCCGAGGGCGTGCCGTTCCAGCTGAACGCCCGCACCGACGCCTTCGTGCGCGGCGAGGGTGACGTCGAGCACAAGCTCGGCGAGGCGATCGCCCGCGGCCGGGCGTTCCTCGCCGAGGGCGCCGCGCTCGTCTTCGTGCCGGGCCCGACGCGGCGCGATCTCGTCGAGCGGCTCGTCGAGGCCTTCGACGGGCGTCTCTCGATCATCGGTCTGCCGGGCGCCCTGCCCGCCGCCGAGTACGAGCGGATGGGCGTGGCCCGCATCTCCTACGGCCCGCTCGCCCAGCGCGTCGCCCTGCGCGCCCTCCGCGACCTCGGCGCCTCCCTCGCCGCCGGCGGGGTCATCCCCGAGGACACCCCCGCCCTCAACTGA